The genomic segment actctatcagatctaatcccttgaatctatttgtcacttccaccctATAATcggaagggatttgatttaggtcatacctgaattgtctagtggtttcccaactttcttcaatttaagtctgaattttgcagtaaggaattcatgatctgagccacagtcagctcctagtcttcttcttttttttttttttttctgactgtatagagtttctccatctttggcttcaaagaatataatgaatctgatttcagtattgaccatctggtgatgtccatgtgtagagtcttctcttgtgttattgggtCTAGGACTTCTCTTATTTGAAGGGCTTGGACTTATTTACTATGACCCTTTTatctatctttttatttattattattcacttATTCAGAAACTTAGACCATCTGGGGAGAAGTATGTCTACAGGTTGAGGAAGTAAAATGACTTTTCTCTGCTTTAAGAATAGAAACTTCAGTCTATCCCATGTCTTTCCTTGAACATCAGGTGACACCATGGACATAGCCCCATTGATTCACATGCCAGAACCCTTGTGCCTCATTGAGAACACTAATGGGCCACTGCTGGTTAATCCAGAAGCTCTGAAGATCCTGTCTGCCATCAGGCAGCCTGTTGCGGTGGTGGCTATCACGGGCCTCTACCGCACAGGCAAATCCTACCTGATGAACAAGCTGGCTGGGAAGAACAAGGGTGAGTGACACCAGCAGAGCCCAGCCAAGTCCCTTCTGTCCACCCACACTCCCTGCGTGCAGCACAGTGATGTGAGGAGAGGAAGTTAGAGACTTGGGAGGAATATTGAAAGCTAATGCTTGGCTCAAATTTAGCTAATGATCTTCTGGGAGATGAAAGGTAGAGTTCTGCTTCTGACATATCACCTCATTTTTTCCCTCagtatctaattaaaaaaattacagtacTTTCCAATTATAAGAAGACATCAATGAAATAACTTCTACATGTGTATTTATAAGTGACTAAATTTTGATAGTATAATATTcttgcaaaaaaagaaatgtcaaattTCCAGCCCTATGGTACTTGGCATTCTTATTATCGCATTCCTCTATTGTAATTCAGATCACAATACAGAGTTATATTTTCTGCCATATCCTCGCCTTGCTTTCCTTAAATGGTAGCTCACTGATTAAGACAGTCTCCAGTTTCCAGATCCACTCCTCTATTACAGCGTCTCAATTCCCCCTGTAGGATTCTCAGTTGGATCTACAGTGCAGTCTCACACGAAGGGCATCTGGATGTGGTGTGTGCCTCACCCCAAGAAACCAAACCACACCCTGGTTCTTCTTGACACTGAGGGACTCGGAGATGTAGAGAAGGTAAGGAacaagaatttctttttaatcaacCTCCTCATTCCTGAACACTCTTTACAtggggagacttttttttttttacttctacttGACCAGGGTATAcgttttttcccctttttgtttttaatagtcaAATTTTAGAAACCTGAAGTGAGAAAAATAGGTGTGAAAGCCAGAATCACAATTGGGAGACTGTGCTAATGTGGAGCTAGGCAGTTAACCGAACTGAAGAGAGAGATGGTGCAAAAAAAAGTCACCGTCATGAGTGACCCTGCAGAGGCCAGAGCTTAGCAGTGGGCTTCAGAGCAGCAGAACTTGAGTCCAAATCAGGATCCTAGTACTTGCAGCTCTTAAAACTTTGACAGGCAAGAATAAGTCTCCTCAAATCTCCTATTTCCCCTTTGGTCTCATCCATTTTATCATTTGCACAGGAGATGCATGTTATTTTCCCACTTCTATCTGGCAAGAAAAAAAGCCTTGAGTTTTAGtactttccagttttctaagtGCTCCCATCACAGCTGACTCCAAGCTaccaaagtgaagtcactaaacTCAAGGCTCAGAAAAGGTGTACACAACCGGCTGTTGTAAGCTGGTATGAGCTGGCTTGAGCACAAAACGGGATCTTTCCCTTGTACTTCTCTTGTTTTTCATgtcttcattttgcttttgatttaccacaattcaaaatgatCCACCCATTTTTGCTTTAGTTTACTTACCTGTAACATAGAGACAGTGGTTAGCACCTTATTCTCACAGCATTGTTTTTGAGTATCAGATAAGATCAGTAATATGAACTTCCCTGTGTATAATAGTTACTCAATAAAATAGATGCATGTATTATGCATACAGACCAACTTTGTTTTACACAGTTGAAAATCTTGATTTTAACTACTCTGGTGACCTTCAGTAACTTTGACTATCGATTTTGCAAATACCTAACCAGTTACAAGAGGGACTGATAAGTTAACAAAATAtggttttatataaaattatcaatGCTAATGACAGAACTAAATTTCCCATGTTTCTCACAACCATTTTAGTTTGTCCGGTTTAACATTTGTAGATCAAGGGTCTATTTTTAGCAACTGCTCATATGGGAGTGCCATGAGCCATGACTGAAATTTATTCTGACTTCTAGGGTGACAAGACAAATGACACCCATATATCTGTACTGGCACTACTATTGTGTAGTACTTTTGTATACAACACCATGAACAAAATTGACCAGGGAGCTATCGACCTCTTGCAGTATCCTTTTGTGGCCCAGGATGGTACCAAAGCCAGAAAGAATTCCTCCATTCACCAGCTCATGAGTCCTTGTGTATCAAACACAAAGGTGAAAACACTGTGAACATTAAAAGAACAAGACAAAGTCCTTATGTTTACTGAATGAAATGGGGACTTGGTTACAACCCAAAGAGAATATAAAAGCATATAAAGGCATGGAATTAAATATGGCTCAGATGCAGTCCTATTTCCAAAAGTTTTCCTTAATTGCATCTCAGCTATGTGACAGAACTGTCACATCTGCTCAGAATAGATACCTCACCTAATCTTAACAGGGTAGATGATGCAGCTGACTTTGTGAGAATCTGTCCAGACTTAGTGTGGACTCTGAGAGATTTCTACCTTGGCCTGGAAGCAAATGGGCAACTCATCACAGCAGATGAATATCTGGAGAATTCACTGAGGCCAAAGCAAGGTAAGGGACTCCAATTttggaaagagggagaaaaatagCACAAGAAGTTATCTCTTGTATGTTGCTGGTTAAACTTATAGTTTCTTATATTTACTCAGCTGACTAAATGACCACATAGTATTAATAATACTATGTATTAATAGTATTATATACATAGTATTAATAATACTATTAATAACAGTTAATAACTAAGTAATTATTATAATTgatcaataataattattaataattattttaatcactgtaattaaattaattattttaattaattattaataatactattaataatacaCAATACTAATAATACTATTAATTGTATTGTTAATAATTAATACTATTAATTTAAACAAACTAATAAAGtccatattaaattatattattccCTGTTCTTGGAGCAAAttacttttccattttcctttccctGGTTGATCACCTTTTAAGCTTTTGCTTTGGTTTGTGAAAATGTAGTGAAGTAAATAACATCAgggagtgaaaatgaaagtcattcagttgtgttcgactttttgtgacctcttggactgtacagtcagtgggattctccagcccagaatactggagtgggtagcctttcgcttcttcaggggatctttgtaacctgggattgaacccaggtctcccacattgcaggcagattctttaccagctaagccacaagggaagcccagcatcaGGTAGAGGGCATATTTATTTGTGGGAAATAGATTAAAATGAATGTTAATTTGATACTAAATAAATCCTATTTTTCCCTCCAAAGGCACCAACCAACATCTTCAAAATTTTAATCTGCCCCGTCTGTGTATACAGAAATTCTTTCCAGTAAAGAAATGCTTCATTTTTGACTTGCCCACTCACCAGAAGAAGCTTGCCCAGCTtgagacactacataatgatgatCTGGATCCTAAGTTTGTACAACAAGTGGCAGAATTCTGTTCCTACATATTTAGCAATTCCAAGACTAAAACTCTTTCAGGAGGCATCAAGGCCAGTGGATCTCGTGAGTACCTTTTCAAGGGTTTTCCTTCAGTTCAAAATAGAGACTGAGAGCACTGTTCCTTCCACTGTCAATGCTAAAAATGCATAGTTAGATACTACCAAGAAAATCATAGGtatcatatttattaaatatttccaaaaatatttctaGATGTTTTTAGTAATGCTtgcaaaataagataaaataggaAGAATAATCTGAAGAAAATGT from the Bos javanicus breed banteng chromosome 3, ARS-OSU_banteng_1.0, whole genome shotgun sequence genome contains:
- the LOC133244308 gene encoding guanylate-binding protein 5-like isoform X2 yields the protein MDIAPLIHMPEPLCLIENTNGPLLVNPEALKILSAIRQPVAVVAITGLYRTGKSYLMNKLAGKNKGFSVGSTVQSHTKGIWMWCVPHPKKPNHTLVLLDTEGLGDVEKGDKTNDTHISVLALLLCSTFVYNTMNKIDQGAIDLLHYVTELSHLLRIDTSPNLNRVDDAADFVRICPDLVWTLRDFYLGLEANGQLITADEYLENSLRPKQGTNQHLQNFNLPRLCIQKFFPVKKCFIFDLPTHQKKLAQLETLHNDDLDPKFVQQVAEFCSYIFSNSKTKTLSGGIKASGSHLENLVQTYVNAINSGDMPCMESEVLTLAQIKNSAAVQKAIAHYDQQMGQKLQLPTETLQELLDLHKASEKEAIEVFMKNSFKDEDQGYQKKLEMQLAAKQNDFHKRNLEASQNHCSALLQDIFHPLEENVKQGVYSKPGGHCLFIQQRDELKAKYNQEPRKGIQAEEALQKYLESKESMSVTILQTDLALTAMEKEIEGITEEFIKAEAQRLMESLMQHQQMMESRKIFHQEQVRLMETNRVYQEALQQRAMERQLQI